The Solibacillus sp. FSL W7-1464 genome contains a region encoding:
- a CDS encoding methionine gamma-lyase family protein: MAFQSILTAETLTLAAKVEEKVRTYHQEVDERAFYNQQKVLAAFRENQVSDFHLHPSTGYGYDDEGRDNLERVYAQTFGAEAAIVRPQIISGTHAITLSLFGVLRPGDELVYITGKPYDTLQSIVDGGEKDTGSLKDYKIGYSHVDLIDNKEIDWEGVKKAVNENTKMIAIQRSKGYATRPSFTVEQIAEMVEKIRGIAPDAVIFVDNCYGEFVELLEPTEVGVDLMAGSLIKNPGGGLAKIGGYIAGRADLVEKCAYRMTSPGIGAEAGASLNTLADFYQGFFMAPHIVAQSLKGAIFTSAILEEIGMTTSPHYADVRTDLIQSVSFQTAEQMVAFCREIQAASPINAHFAPEPAYMPGYEDDVIMAAGTFVQGSSIELTADGPIRPPFTAFIQGGLTYEHVKYAICSAVQKLK; the protein is encoded by the coding sequence ATGGCATTTCAATCAATATTAACAGCTGAAACATTAACGCTTGCAGCAAAAGTGGAAGAAAAAGTCCGCACTTATCATCAGGAAGTGGATGAACGTGCTTTTTATAATCAGCAAAAGGTGCTGGCAGCTTTTCGTGAAAATCAAGTAAGTGACTTTCATCTGCATCCTTCAACCGGGTATGGCTATGATGATGAAGGTCGTGATAATTTAGAGCGTGTGTATGCGCAAACTTTCGGAGCAGAAGCAGCTATCGTACGTCCGCAAATCATTTCAGGTACACATGCAATTACATTAAGTTTATTCGGTGTATTACGTCCCGGTGATGAACTGGTCTATATTACAGGTAAGCCGTATGACACACTTCAATCGATTGTTGACGGGGGAGAAAAGGATACGGGTTCTTTGAAAGACTATAAAATCGGCTATTCCCATGTAGATTTAATCGATAACAAGGAAATCGATTGGGAAGGTGTGAAAAAAGCAGTAAACGAAAATACAAAAATGATTGCGATTCAGCGGTCAAAAGGCTATGCTACACGCCCATCATTTACTGTTGAACAAATAGCTGAAATGGTTGAAAAAATACGTGGAATCGCACCGGACGCCGTTATTTTTGTCGATAACTGCTACGGTGAATTTGTTGAGTTGCTTGAGCCAACAGAAGTTGGTGTAGACTTAATGGCAGGTTCATTAATAAAAAATCCGGGTGGGGGATTGGCGAAAATTGGCGGATATATTGCAGGTCGCGCCGATTTAGTGGAAAAATGTGCATATCGTATGACGTCACCGGGAATTGGTGCAGAAGCAGGGGCTTCGTTAAATACGTTAGCCGATTTTTACCAGGGCTTCTTCATGGCACCACATATCGTTGCACAAAGTTTAAAAGGGGCAATTTTTACATCGGCAATACTGGAAGAAATCGGTATGACGACATCGCCGCATTACGCGGATGTCCGCACAGATCTCATTCAGTCAGTTTCATTCCAAACAGCTGAACAAATGGTAGCTTTCTGTCGCGAAATTCAGGCTGCTTCCCCTATTAATGCCCATTTTGCGCCGGAGCCTGCCTATATGCCTGGCTATGAGGATGATGTCATTATGGCGGCAGGTACGTTTGTCCAAGGATCAAGTATTGAATTAACAGCAGACGGCCCGATTCGTCCTCCTTTTACCGCATTTATCCAAGGCGGCTTAACATATGAACATGTAAAATATGCCATTTGTTCTGCTGTCCAAAAATTAAAATAA
- a CDS encoding trimeric intracellular cation channel family protein, with product MAWEVFSLIGTIAFAVSGAIVAMEEEYDLFGVYILGIVTAFGGGAIRNILIGLPVSTLWNQEFLFQIALLAITIFFLIPHHLIKHWNRWGNVTDAIGLSAFAIQGAMHAVHQDLPIVAVVVAAVLTGAGGGVVRDLLAGRRPIILRHEIYGVWAASAGFLIGLEIFKGDLFLYLLFVIITFLRICSYTKGWSLPSKQIHYPK from the coding sequence ATGGCTTGGGAAGTATTTAGTTTGATCGGAACGATTGCCTTTGCCGTTTCCGGGGCCATTGTGGCAATGGAAGAAGAGTATGATTTATTTGGGGTGTACATATTAGGGATAGTCACAGCTTTTGGTGGTGGTGCCATTCGGAATATTTTGATTGGCCTACCTGTCTCGACATTATGGAATCAGGAGTTTTTGTTTCAAATTGCTCTTTTGGCGATTACTATTTTCTTTTTAATTCCGCATCATTTGATTAAACACTGGAATCGCTGGGGAAATGTGACAGATGCAATCGGCTTATCCGCCTTTGCCATTCAGGGGGCAATGCATGCGGTCCATCAGGATTTACCGATTGTAGCTGTAGTTGTAGCGGCTGTATTGACAGGTGCCGGAGGAGGGGTTGTTCGCGACCTGCTTGCCGGTAGAAGACCTATTATATTACGGCATGAAATTTATGGGGTTTGGGCAGCCAGTGCAGGATTTTTAATCGGTCTTGAAATTTTTAAGGGCGATCTGTTTTTATATTTATTATTTGTTATCATTACCTTCCTGCGCATATGTTCCTACACAAAAGGCTGGAGCCTCCCATCGAAACAAATTCATTATCCAAAGTAG
- a CDS encoding rhodanese-like domain-containing protein, with protein MKTMTTDELINLLDANEDLNVIDVREDFEVEHGMIPGAVHIPLGSIPERTNELDNSKSYIVVCKGGVRSANACEYLAEQGFDVTNLDGGMMAYDGELEFK; from the coding sequence ATGAAAACGATGACAACAGATGAACTGATCAACCTACTCGATGCAAATGAAGATTTAAATGTAATCGATGTTCGTGAAGATTTTGAAGTGGAACACGGAATGATTCCAGGTGCTGTACATATTCCACTTGGCTCAATCCCTGAACGTACTAATGAACTGGACAATTCAAAATCCTATATTGTCGTATGTAAAGGCGGCGTACGCAGTGCAAATGCATGCGAATATCTGGCAGAGCAAGGTTTTGATGTAACGAATTTAGATGGCGGAATGATGGCCTATGATGGAGAATTGGAATTTAAATAA
- the hfq gene encoding RNA chaperone Hfq, producing MKSINLQDTFLNNLRKNNVFVTVFLLNGFQLKGLIKSYDNFTVLLESEGKQQLIYKHAISTFVPSKNVALSEEE from the coding sequence ATGAAATCGATAAATTTGCAAGATACTTTTTTAAACAATTTACGTAAAAATAATGTTTTTGTAACGGTATTTTTGTTAAATGGCTTCCAATTAAAAGGACTTATAAAATCATATGATAATTTTACCGTACTATTGGAGTCTGAAGGTAAACAGCAGCTTATCTACAAGCATGCAATTTCTACTTTTGTACCGTCCAAAAATGTAGCGTTATCGGAAGAAGAGTAA
- the miaA gene encoding tRNA (adenosine(37)-N6)-dimethylallyltransferase MiaA, with translation MNKKIDVVAIIGPTASGKTALSIRLAKEIDGEIINGDSMQIYRHMDIGTAKITEAEMEGVPHHLLDIKEPTEGFSVAEYQQLVRGKIEEIQARGKMPIIVGGTGLYVQSVLYDFQFAKQEVDEAARENYYKELEALGPEAMHAKLVQMDPEAAASIHPNNTRRVIRALEMAELAGVSRAEEQFNRGDIPLYNHLIIGLDMDREKLYERINLRVDLMMVAGLVEEVRALYDAGIRDVQAIKAIGYKELYAHFDGLVSLDEAVEQIKQNSRRYAKRQLTYFRNKMDIAWIGNDWSKIKSLFENH, from the coding sequence ATGAATAAAAAAATCGATGTCGTGGCCATTATCGGTCCTACTGCATCCGGAAAAACAGCGCTAAGCATCCGCTTGGCAAAAGAGATTGACGGCGAAATAATAAACGGAGATTCCATGCAGATCTATCGTCATATGGATATCGGAACGGCCAAAATTACCGAAGCCGAAATGGAAGGTGTTCCGCATCACTTGCTCGATATTAAAGAACCGACGGAAGGATTTTCGGTTGCAGAATATCAGCAGCTTGTTCGCGGAAAAATTGAAGAAATCCAGGCACGAGGTAAAATGCCGATTATTGTAGGTGGAACGGGGCTATATGTTCAATCTGTCCTCTATGATTTCCAGTTTGCCAAACAGGAAGTTGATGAAGCAGCACGTGAAAACTATTATAAAGAACTTGAAGCATTGGGCCCTGAAGCGATGCATGCAAAACTTGTACAAATGGACCCGGAAGCTGCAGCGTCCATCCATCCGAATAATACAAGACGTGTTATTCGGGCACTGGAAATGGCGGAACTTGCAGGGGTTTCTCGAGCAGAAGAGCAATTCAACAGGGGGGATATCCCGTTATATAACCATTTAATCATCGGCTTGGATATGGACCGTGAAAAGTTATATGAAAGAATTAACTTACGTGTTGATTTGATGATGGTAGCAGGTCTTGTTGAAGAAGTTCGGGCGCTATATGATGCAGGTATCCGTGATGTTCAGGCAATTAAAGCAATTGGCTACAAAGAATTGTATGCACATTTCGATGGACTTGTTTCACTTGATGAAGCAGTGGAACAGATTAAACAGAATTCCAGACGCTATGCAAAACGCCAGCTTACCTATTTCCGAAACAAAATGGATATTGCGTGGATCGGAAATGATTGGAGTAAAATAAAAAGTTTATTTGAAAATCATTAA
- a CDS encoding alpha/beta hydrolase has protein sequence MEQRSFFVTMSDGHEIFVRTYAPSKKRIGHIHILHGMSEHSGRYENFAEKLCDEGYFVTAHDHCGHGFTAQKNGLFGYFGPEKGFELVVDDVVEVLSYLKKETTERPILFGHSMGSFIARRFIQEHSDKIERLILSGTGSPTLLHKAGHIIAKQLVNLQGAKIQSDVMNDLSFSSFNRKIKDAKTNFDWLTTDEEEVQKYINDPFCGVIPTNQFFVDLTGGMLKMEDERANARIRSDLKILVVNGTYDPIAGPEAEGAFRVGKLLARAGVEHVKVHIFEGMRHEILNEKKKEQVREIIVRWLKDE, from the coding sequence ATGGAGCAACGGTCATTTTTCGTCACAATGTCGGACGGGCATGAAATTTTCGTCCGTACTTATGCACCGAGTAAAAAGCGTATTGGACATATCCATATTTTGCACGGGATGTCGGAACATAGCGGGCGTTATGAAAATTTCGCAGAAAAGCTATGTGATGAAGGATATTTTGTAACAGCACATGATCATTGCGGTCATGGCTTTACAGCACAGAAAAACGGCCTGTTTGGTTATTTTGGACCTGAAAAGGGATTTGAACTTGTTGTAGATGATGTGGTGGAAGTGCTCTCCTATTTAAAGAAAGAAACAACAGAACGGCCTATTTTATTCGGTCACAGTATGGGCTCGTTCATAGCACGCCGCTTTATTCAAGAGCATAGCGATAAAATAGAACGACTGATTTTATCTGGAACGGGCTCACCGACATTGCTTCATAAGGCGGGGCATATTATCGCGAAGCAGCTGGTAAACCTGCAGGGGGCAAAAATTCAAAGCGATGTGATGAATGATCTTAGTTTTAGCAGTTTTAATCGAAAAATTAAGGATGCAAAAACAAATTTTGACTGGCTTACTACCGATGAAGAAGAAGTACAAAAATACATTAATGATCCATTTTGCGGTGTGATCCCGACAAATCAATTTTTCGTAGATCTAACGGGAGGTATGCTGAAGATGGAAGATGAACGGGCAAATGCCCGCATCCGCTCTGATTTAAAAATACTTGTTGTAAACGGGACCTATGATCCGATTGCCGGACCTGAAGCAGAAGGTGCGTTTCGAGTGGGGAAACTGCTTGCACGTGCCGGTGTAGAACATGTGAAGGTGCATATATTTGAAGGGATGCGCCATGAAATTCTAAATGAAAAAAAGAAAGAACAAGTGAGAGAAATAATTGTACGGTGGTTAAAAGATGAATAA
- the mutL gene encoding DNA mismatch repair endonuclease MutL yields the protein MGKIQIMDEWLSNKIAAGEVVERPSSVVKELVENAIDAGGTSIEIFLEEAGLHSIQVIDNGSGMDEEDALKSFSRHATSKIEKEQDLFRIRTLGFRGEALASIASVSKLTLRTSDGNGGVHLYMEGGHLKEHQPTALRRGTDITVAQLFFNTPARLKYLKTIQTELGHTIDFVNRIALGYPTIAVKLVHNGQTLLQTNGRGQVQQVLAAIYGAHNAKKMLPFEGQNQDYKIHGFASLPEVTRASKNYMSLFVNGRWVKHFVIQKAITDAYHTYLPIERYPIVLLYVEGDPQLTDVNVHPAKHQVRLSKEPELLKLIEDTIRTAIRDVIRIPLAEKKEKPVRTPTEQMNIWNPAPASSPQPTFNEDKLSTIVERLSSEASVVKEPYAPVPTKQQPVVDIPSPMLESGDQHKLSDFDELPTVEEETYPVETQMEEGESKRHFPQVEIVGQIHGTYIVAQMEDGFYLIDQHAAQERIKYEYFRDKVGEVNANERQTLLMPLTFHYAADEALRLKESKEALEEVGVFLEEFGLSSFVVREYPTWFPKGEEQELIEELIEQVLSARKTDIKKLREDAAIMMSCKKSIKANHYLNKEQMERLIDDLRNADNPFTCPHGRPVLIHFTSYEVEKMFKRVM from the coding sequence TTGGGAAAAATTCAAATAATGGATGAGTGGCTTTCGAATAAAATTGCAGCCGGTGAAGTAGTCGAACGCCCTTCATCTGTTGTAAAAGAACTAGTAGAAAATGCAATCGATGCGGGCGGTACGTCAATCGAAATTTTCCTGGAAGAAGCTGGCCTTCATTCGATACAAGTCATTGATAATGGAAGTGGTATGGACGAAGAAGATGCGCTTAAATCTTTTTCGCGCCATGCCACATCAAAAATAGAAAAAGAACAGGATCTGTTCCGTATTCGGACACTCGGTTTCCGTGGTGAAGCATTGGCATCGATTGCTTCGGTTTCCAAGTTAACATTACGTACGTCGGATGGGAATGGAGGTGTGCATTTGTATATGGAGGGCGGTCATTTGAAGGAACATCAGCCGACCGCGCTGCGTAGGGGGACAGATATCACTGTTGCTCAACTGTTCTTCAATACACCCGCACGGCTAAAATATTTAAAAACAATTCAGACCGAGCTGGGGCATACAATCGATTTTGTGAACCGGATTGCACTTGGCTATCCAACGATTGCGGTTAAACTTGTGCATAATGGGCAAACATTATTGCAAACGAACGGACGCGGTCAAGTACAGCAAGTGTTGGCAGCCATTTACGGTGCGCATAATGCGAAGAAAATGCTGCCGTTTGAAGGGCAAAATCAAGATTATAAAATTCATGGTTTTGCAAGTTTGCCTGAGGTGACGCGTGCTTCGAAAAATTATATGTCGCTTTTCGTTAATGGACGCTGGGTCAAACATTTCGTGATCCAAAAAGCGATTACTGATGCCTACCATACGTATTTACCGATTGAGCGATATCCCATTGTGCTTTTGTATGTGGAGGGAGATCCGCAATTAACCGATGTCAATGTCCATCCGGCGAAACACCAGGTACGCTTAAGTAAAGAACCGGAACTGCTGAAGCTTATTGAAGATACGATCCGTACTGCGATCCGTGATGTTATCCGCATTCCACTCGCAGAAAAAAAGGAGAAACCGGTTCGCACACCGACGGAGCAGATGAATATTTGGAATCCTGCACCGGCATCCTCACCGCAGCCGACATTCAATGAAGATAAGTTATCGACTATCGTTGAGCGATTATCAAGTGAAGCTTCTGTTGTTAAAGAGCCGTACGCACCGGTTCCGACTAAACAACAACCGGTCGTGGATATACCTTCACCAATGCTGGAAAGCGGTGACCAGCATAAACTTTCTGATTTCGATGAACTTCCAACTGTTGAAGAGGAAACCTATCCTGTAGAGACGCAGATGGAGGAAGGCGAATCAAAACGGCATTTCCCGCAAGTTGAAATTGTCGGTCAGATTCACGGAACGTACATTGTAGCCCAAATGGAAGACGGTTTTTATTTGATTGACCAGCATGCAGCACAAGAGCGGATCAAGTATGAATATTTCCGTGATAAAGTTGGAGAAGTGAATGCAAACGAACGTCAGACACTCCTCATGCCATTGACATTCCACTATGCGGCAGATGAGGCATTGCGTCTGAAGGAATCGAAGGAGGCACTAGAAGAAGTAGGTGTTTTTCTGGAAGAATTCGGCCTCTCTTCATTTGTTGTACGGGAATACCCGACTTGGTTTCCGAAAGGCGAGGAACAGGAACTGATCGAGGAACTGATCGAGCAAGTATTAAGTGCGCGGAAAACGGATATAAAGAAACTACGTGAAGATGCGGCGATTATGATGAGCTGCAAAAAGTCGATTAAAGCGAACCACTATTTAAATAAAGAACAGATGGAAAGACTGATCGATGATTTACGAAATGCCGACAATCCGTTTACATGTCCGCACGGAAGACCTGTATTAATTCATTTTACGTCATATGAAGTGGAAAAAATGTTTAAACGCGTAATGTAA
- the mutS gene encoding DNA mismatch repair protein MutS gives MTTYTPMMQQYLLVKQDYKDAFLFYRLGDFYELFFDDAIKASQLLEITLTARAGNTDNPIPMCGVPHHSAQGYIETLVAKGFKVAVCEQTEDPKHAKGVVKREVVQVITPGTITEGKALDGKSNHFIAAAESNEDDEIVFAYLDVSTGEANCSVIEGNAKQLIQQVQAYAIKELIVTEQLQLLLADYAEAGGIVLSLETEEMDPVKAGQYVAHLPVQLQGVAKRLLQYVERTQMRSLSHIQPFAYTEADNFLRIDTNSKRNLELIQSIRGGDSKGTLLWLLDETVTAMGGRKLKQWMHQPLAKKNAIEARQAIVTELLEDFFLRDELTTLLKNVYDLERLAGRVAFGSVGGRDLAQLRESLRQVPEIQQKLVNSGLEKCMVLGQKLDVCADIEQLLAEAITDHPPISIKEGDVIRDGYNAQLDEYRDASRNGKDWIAQLEQKERELTGIKNLKIGYNRVFGYYIEITKSHLNNTDLARFERKQTLANAERFITEELKEKEALILNAEEQSLALEYDLFVTLREQLKGYIPRVQALAAQISELDVLMSFATVTDKYRFTKPEFHEGRALKIIEGRHPVVEKMLNKQSYVPNDCVLTDDKNMMLITGPNMSGKSTYMRQVALIVVLAQMGCYVPADEAFLPITDQIFTRIGAADDLAAGQSTFMVEMLESQHAITHATENSLLLFDEIGRGTSTYDGMSLAQAMMEYIHDEIGANTLFSTHYHELTDLENELARLQNVHVSATEQDGRVVFLHKVKKGAADKSYGVHVAELAEMPETILQRARILLEQFEATNAEKPQALNYEQEPPQSPPLAEQVTENDLQLSLFAMEEEASIAPEQQEVLDALKKLNVMGTTPMQAMTLLHELQQKLLGNQ, from the coding sequence ATGACTACATATACACCGATGATGCAACAATATTTGCTCGTAAAACAAGATTACAAAGATGCCTTTTTATTTTACCGTTTAGGAGATTTTTATGAACTGTTTTTTGATGATGCGATTAAAGCGTCACAGCTGCTGGAAATTACATTAACAGCTCGCGCAGGAAATACCGATAATCCGATCCCGATGTGTGGGGTACCGCATCACTCAGCACAAGGCTATATCGAAACACTTGTAGCGAAAGGTTTTAAAGTGGCAGTATGTGAACAGACGGAAGATCCAAAGCATGCAAAAGGTGTTGTGAAACGTGAAGTCGTACAAGTAATTACACCGGGCACGATTACAGAAGGGAAAGCGCTTGACGGGAAATCGAATCATTTTATTGCAGCGGCTGAAAGTAACGAAGATGATGAAATCGTATTTGCCTATTTGGATGTTTCAACGGGTGAAGCAAACTGTTCGGTTATTGAAGGAAATGCAAAACAATTAATTCAGCAAGTACAAGCATATGCAATAAAAGAACTTATTGTAACGGAGCAGCTGCAGTTGCTGCTTGCGGATTATGCGGAAGCGGGAGGTATCGTCCTGTCACTTGAAACGGAAGAAATGGATCCGGTGAAGGCAGGCCAGTATGTTGCACATTTGCCGGTACAGCTGCAAGGCGTGGCAAAGCGACTATTACAATATGTGGAACGTACACAAATGCGGTCTTTATCGCATATTCAGCCGTTTGCCTATACTGAAGCGGATAATTTCCTTCGCATCGATACGAATTCAAAACGCAATCTGGAGTTGATCCAATCGATACGCGGCGGGGATTCGAAAGGTACATTGCTTTGGCTTTTGGATGAAACGGTAACGGCGATGGGAGGCCGAAAACTGAAACAGTGGATGCACCAGCCGCTCGCGAAGAAAAATGCAATTGAAGCACGACAGGCAATTGTTACGGAATTACTGGAAGATTTCTTCTTGCGCGACGAACTAACGACATTGCTGAAAAATGTGTATGATCTAGAGCGTCTGGCAGGACGTGTAGCATTTGGTTCTGTTGGGGGACGCGATTTGGCACAGCTGCGCGAATCATTGCGACAAGTGCCCGAGATTCAGCAAAAGCTTGTAAACAGCGGGTTGGAAAAATGTATGGTGCTTGGTCAAAAGCTGGACGTATGTGCCGACATAGAACAACTGCTGGCAGAGGCGATTACCGATCATCCGCCAATTTCGATCAAAGAAGGCGATGTCATTCGCGACGGCTACAATGCCCAGCTGGATGAATATCGGGATGCATCCCGCAACGGGAAAGACTGGATTGCCCAGCTTGAGCAGAAAGAGCGTGAACTGACAGGGATTAAAAATTTAAAAATCGGCTATAATCGTGTGTTTGGCTACTATATCGAAATTACAAAATCGCATTTGAATAATACGGACCTGGCACGTTTCGAACGAAAACAAACTTTGGCGAATGCCGAGCGTTTTATTACAGAAGAATTAAAAGAAAAAGAAGCACTGATTTTGAATGCTGAAGAGCAGAGCCTTGCATTGGAATATGATTTATTTGTAACATTGCGTGAACAGTTAAAGGGCTATATACCTCGAGTTCAGGCATTGGCTGCCCAAATCAGTGAGCTTGACGTACTGATGAGCTTTGCGACGGTAACGGATAAATACCGTTTTACAAAGCCGGAATTTCATGAAGGACGTGCTTTGAAAATTATTGAAGGAAGACACCCGGTCGTTGAAAAAATGCTCAATAAACAAAGTTATGTACCGAATGATTGTGTGCTGACAGATGATAAAAATATGATGCTGATTACCGGACCTAACATGTCGGGTAAAAGTACGTATATGCGCCAAGTTGCACTCATCGTCGTGTTGGCGCAAATGGGATGCTATGTTCCTGCTGATGAAGCGTTCCTGCCGATTACCGACCAGATTTTCACGCGAATCGGTGCAGCCGATGACTTAGCGGCAGGTCAATCGACATTTATGGTGGAAATGCTTGAATCACAGCATGCCATTACACATGCAACAGAAAACAGTCTGCTGTTATTTGATGAAATCGGACGAGGTACTTCAACTTATGACGGGATGAGTCTGGCACAGGCCATGATGGAATACATTCATGATGAAATCGGAGCAAACACATTATTTTCAACCCACTATCATGAACTGACGGATTTGGAAAACGAGCTGGCACGACTGCAAAATGTTCATGTGAGTGCAACCGAGCAGGACGGCCGAGTTGTATTTTTGCATAAAGTGAAAAAGGGTGCCGCAGATAAAAGCTATGGTGTCCATGTGGCGGAGCTTGCGGAAATGCCGGAAACGATTTTACAGCGTGCCCGTATATTGCTGGAGCAGTTTGAAGCTACGAATGCTGAAAAGCCGCAAGCTCTCAATTATGAACAAGAACCACCACAAAGTCCGCCGTTAGCCGAACAGGTGACGGAAAACGATTTGCAGCTTTCCTTGTTTGCAATGGAGGAAGAAGCATCAATCGCACCGGAACAACAAGAAGTACTCGATGCATTGAAAAAACTGAATGTGATGGGTACAACACCGATGCAGGCGATGACATTATTGCATGAACTGCAGCAAAAATTACTGGGCAATCAATAA
- the cotE gene encoding outer spore coat protein CotE translates to MKRLRQIVTKAVIAKGKKRTECVETLCPPNAPTSILGCWVINHQYQAKRNGKFVEVTGKFDVNVWYAYNNHSKTAVHTETISYKDRVKLSFRDGEEVDSNDVKVRVLQAPNCIEAVITKQGDKIQVTVEREFLVEIIGETTIVINVHPLDFEDEWSFEESSQQPSSSSSSSSSSSSDSGGKDFGKDYDSSSFS, encoded by the coding sequence GTGAAGCGTTTACGTCAAATTGTGACGAAAGCAGTTATTGCGAAAGGGAAGAAGCGTACCGAATGTGTAGAAACGCTCTGTCCACCGAATGCGCCAACGAGCATATTAGGTTGTTGGGTAATTAATCATCAATACCAGGCGAAGCGTAATGGTAAATTTGTTGAGGTGACAGGGAAGTTCGATGTGAACGTTTGGTACGCATATAACAATCATTCAAAAACGGCAGTGCATACAGAGACAATTTCCTATAAGGATCGTGTCAAACTGTCATTCCGCGATGGAGAAGAAGTTGATTCAAACGACGTAAAAGTCCGTGTTTTACAAGCGCCGAATTGTATTGAGGCAGTGATTACAAAGCAAGGCGACAAAATTCAGGTAACGGTCGAGCGTGAGTTTTTAGTGGAGATCATTGGGGAAACGACAATTGTCATTAATGTACACCCGCTGGATTTTGAAGATGAATGGTCATTTGAAGAAAGTTCACAGCAGCCATCCAGCAGTTCTTCATCATCGTCATCTTCATCGTCCGACTCCGGGGGCAAAGATTTTGGCAAAGATTATGATTCCTCATCATTTTCGTAA